The Haloarchaeobius litoreus DNA window GCGTCGGTGTCCGTCTCGCGGGCCCGCAGGAGCGTCGCGCCCGGCGGTGGGGTCGCGGCGACCCTGGCGCGGGCCAGCGACGGAGCAACGTAGGGGCGCAGAACGGCCTCGTACGGGCCGTTCTCGTCGTCGCCTGCCTCGGCGAGCGTCCGGGCGCGCTCTGCGGCGAGTGCGAGACCCGTCTCGGCGGCGGCGTCGGCGACCGGACCGGCGCGTGCCTCGGCGTCTGCTGCTGCTCGCAGGGGGGCAACCTCGGCGCGTTCGGCCAGTGCCGGGTCGCGGTGCGCGACGGTCTCGGCGAACCGTCCGGCCGCGACGAGCAGCGCCGCGGCGTCGTCCTCGTAGGCGCGGTCTATCCCTTCTGCACGACAGACCACGCGGTCGACGTCACGCGAAGCGAGCGCCCCGACGACCGTCGCCCGGCAGTCCGGGTCGGCGGCGAGGTCGCCACGGCCGTCGCAGCCGCTCGCGTCGACCAGCAGTCGGTCGTCCTCGAACGTTGGGCGACAGCCACAGCGGCCGTCGTCGTCGGCCAGCAGCGAACGGAGTGGTCCCATGCCGCCTCTGGCCGCCCGTTCCGGTTTAAACTCCGACCTGCTCGACGTGGACGCCGTCCGGGGCGAGGGTCAGCCGCAGTCCGTAGCTGCCTGTCCCGTCGAGCACGAGCGGGCCATCGTCGCTGGTGACGAGCGGGAACGGGAGTTCGCTGGTCCGAGGCTCGCCGCCGGCGAGTGTATAGGCGACGACGTGCGGGTCCGGGTTCGCGGTACCGGGGCGTCCGCCGAGTGCGACCCAGTCGACGCGGGCGGTCGTCC harbors:
- a CDS encoding DUF7311 family protein, which codes for MRVVLAVAVTLALFAVAAPAAADAREYRSDRVVATDLTTLERAGAALLDLEDPTSNPATGPRRFVTLRVPGRSWTTARVDWVALGGRPGTANPDPHVVAYTLAGGEPRTSELPFPLVTSDDGPLVLDGTGSYGLRLTLAPDGVHVEQVGV